Proteins encoded within one genomic window of Marasmius oreades isolate 03SP1 chromosome 6, whole genome shotgun sequence:
- a CDS encoding uncharacterized protein (BUSCO:EOG0926025H), with translation MFSKLCTWITFNRLLNMRRKGKADSVHPLARPDIRTLTLFLVCSFLCSTSALSIKTLFFDQHSDKFLSVFKGLVLDPYVVVRKFLETCWESVWCDVKIPKKIKVGLFGEITVNHLLKLYGRTGNEGPPSTGDLDEPQITADLVHHFLLAICTRPGQGICFRDSGWYSPSEVHSGEGNEDQYPIEGHSEDHHGHSGRRVYNKILKNVLKSLKPNEDLRQQELTMRILGACPELVAGYWAPVNLTLEPRLSSRWIGNVALFKAIISLPIPEASFFLSTGVARGGGGEGLYNPTPPPLGTIMDNILPSAVNSKAHFSKGLQPQSINPTATASVATSTPNMGLVQLCTAQALCACLSKYAQVRDVMRHIADTLEESSDSFFLRVDDEREQGQWRKRLGDLEREVRKRVPDFQVVVSFVGRTTESDSDSIGENQNQNQTKAALLSEVAHRLLCLYQQCLPEVTLEARYDFGKLLGSVDLNLSSVVSLGGGEDIGEGGDGSRVVDKLRGLKQVHVLRLLTENEQFKASWSGKAGNSKHTNLYILLKIVALAEAYSDMSTSPSPATPVVTVLTKLLKHILSDSIIFRQSEDEIPIWLSCLPTLIRSAKGSESPDGASLTDEIEAVVAFVDECVQRCVKTPYRYIDDLRSLEIKGSAMVVDTPQVLEGDETSLPSPLLMAILEQLRIKVNQRILPPSDVLGIMGFVKKLLFKLSVSTPEKSIYVVLGGLADKFVEIFSAEGTYKEYPVVSRALVTQAKMTRSLVRGESVAVNAGDEESTESVKLFLDDVEKISIPSSKLAKMVAAFELVDWIRLIDMPLRVDDVRRVVKVVSRLHPPALNELLWSLPLVHRLLWDGVDIRQGFVPPFELLFRHSTNEDFSSPDCRENLRSCTCVFMSGGIQTSTAVFTAPVMLISRALENAKDGVVHLLRLLQNLLISWSENTTSERLYAIKRFVFTDVAELREWFTNNSGTVTEEVYKVLGDIVSTSLFPADEHDRNLGSDMAEYWVNLLKNGTVVPQASPLAFAWIQYISVENMFALFDLIVSGRDLSSIGGIYATLLKAKSRPGFEDQLKKRMEVLVTLSPSPSNTMREELLEIGMRAALPLALDGYMPVDLSNEGEIKMIEKAENRWKSRASKRLRSLEDVEVGIHSNVNMMSYMLYNSPSSAHEGMIRAWLEKEGNSASLLDVSKVCFAYLDVRRCLKGTGTAGEDDPAIRYFARFVEGSTKVDETIDARRACSECVSILLGTSRREGLAEEFEEVIAKLHLAHPITVELMEVGVKTSSRAVKEVLINRGLQWIVRVLTGAGEIGSEDKWVMVELENVLQRVETIKPHVADPVLIAVIQHRLSSIPCLRLLQAILSKVTFKPLIVNRHLQTIVQSPQFHKACREGNLALRNALASLLHILFHLHPSNTCQTSHVEPLLRVYRGTLSVGDQKLLDIFRLFEKEKRLSVTALLAKWSPSDSDSSGPLEALKNLDGAMVLRTCLRWPQWRRYEEDEKFDRDQRGGEELYDPVFLILLGAHAFASDPPKSAVDWVEVMRTNILGLMICALSSRDRSLRNLAATPIATVWKALEGGDMLEKPHVIHVLSLFRDALVHATGSSSSPSLNEQPRLPSHTTLLLTHALRGIFYPSNFIYPLTARFLLQRPQLDINDLPMLYAMLYSSNAEDGQWKRERIWMLKFLADGLRGTMDWKVFKRRHTWDLIASLFGAEKDRLTRRAILEVLSNLTCISQATTSLLLKSSLLSWIEIQLLDTGGCSAVKHKQDQEQHRHEITAWIKIFENILIFANRDKLDDVTRGEWRVSIGRCLERILQWCSENSEVGSEQILAVLHLISRLMLRLIEQCPEDDKLWTTVGRLLKQCIFLLRYAERDVLLSYHRCTEDIRPLAPHGHYRLFEVEIDPSIGAEALTYRWSGIVEELWRVSMSLPTKCEWDALTCRLLVSRSLRARDMVDGIHSAEWARREVIRNMHDHETNLF, from the exons ATGTTCTCGAAGCTCTGCACTTGGATA ACATTCAATCGTTTGTTGAACATGCGTCGCAAAGGCAAAGCAGATTCTGTCCACCCACTTGCGCGCCCTG ATATACGAACGTTGACTCTATTCCTAGTTTGCTCGTTCTTGTGCTCAACGTCAGCCTTATCAATTAAGACATTATTCTTTGATCAACATAGCGACAAATTCCTCTCGGTCTTCAAAGGACTCGTATTGGATCCATATGTCGTAGTCCGGAAGTTCCTGGAAACCTGCTGGGAAAGTGTTTGGTGCGACGTGAAGATACCTAAGAAAATCAAGGTGGGGTTGTTTGGCGAGATAACAGTGAACCAT CTACTCAAACTCTACGGTCGAACGGGGAATGAAGGACCTCCTTCAACCGGAGACCTCGACGAACCGCAAATCACCGCTGACCTGGTTCACCATTTCTTACTCGCCATTTGTACAAGACCTGGACAAGGGATATGTTTTCGCGACTCCGGATGGTATTCGCCGTCTGAAGTCCACTCTGGAGAAGGAAATGAGGACCAATACCCTATAGAGGGACACTCGGAAGATCATCACGGCCATAGTGGCAGAAGAGTTTATAACAAGATCTTGAAAAATGTGCTTAAGAGCTTGAAACCCAATGAAGATCTCCGACAACAAGagttgacgatgaggatTTTGGGAGCTTGCCCCGAGTTAGTTGCTGG GTACTGGGCACCCGTGAATTTGACTCTCGAACCGCGTCTTTCTTCCCGATGGATTGGGAACGTGGCATTGTTCAAGGCTATAATATCGCTTCCTATACCAGAAGCGTCGTTTTTCTTGTCCACCGGTGTTGCtcggggaggaggaggggaggGGTTGTACAATCCGACCCCACCTCCGTTAGGGACGATTATGGATAACATCCTCCCCTCCGCGGTTAATTCCAAAGCCCACTTCTCTAAAGGACTACAACCACAGTCGATCAACCCAACTGCTACTGCTTCTGTAGCTACTAGCACGCCAAACATGGGGCTTGTTCAGCTATGCACTGCACAAGCTCTCTGTGCATGCCTTTCAAAATATGCGCAAGTACGTGATGTGATGAGACATATTGCCGATACTCTGGAAGAATCGAGTGACTCCTTTTTTCTCCGAGTCGACGACGAGAGGGAGCAGGGACAGTGGAGGAAGAGGCTTGGCGATTTGGAGAGGGAAGTTAGGAAACGAGTGCCAGATTTTCAGGTTGTTGTCTCATTTGTGGGACGGACTACTGAGTCTGACTCGGACTCGATCGGAGaaaatcagaatcagaatcagacAAAGGCAGCCTTGTTATCGGAAGTGGCTCATAGGCTGTTGTGTTTATACCAGCAATGTTTGCCTGAAGTAACTTTGGAGGCGAGATATGACTTCGGGAAACTGCTGGGGAGTGTTGATCTCAATCTCAGTTCCGTTGTAAGTCTGGGGGGTGGTGAAGATATCGGAGAAGGTGGGGATGGTAGCAGGGTAGTGGATAAGTTACGAGGGCTGAAGCAAGTTCATGTGCTCCGATTGTTGACGGAGAACGAGCAGTTCAAAGCTTCCTGGAGTGGAAAGGCGG GCAACTCCAAACACACTAACCTATACATCCTTCTCAAAATCGTCGCTCTCGCGGAAGCGTATTCTGATATGTCAACTTCGCCTTCCCCTGCGACTCCAGTTGTCACTGTTCTTACGAAACTTCTTAAACACATCCTCAGCGACAGCATCATCTTTCGACAATCGGAGGATGAAATTCCAATCTGGCTTTCTTGTCTTCCGACCCTTATCCGATCCGCTAAAGGATCTGAATCTCCGGATGGCGCGTCTCTCACGGACGAGATCGAAGCTGTAGTGGCTTTTGTTGACGAATGCGTTCAGAGATGTGTCAAGACGCCGTATCGATATATTGACGATCTTCGGAGTTTGGAAATAAAAGGATCGGCGATGGTTGTCGACACTCCCCAGGTTCTTGAGGGAGACGAAACGAGTCTTCCTAGTCCGTTACTGATGGCCATCCTCGAACAACTTCGTATCAAAGTCAACCAACGGATCCTTCCGCCGTCGGATGTGCTTGGAATTATGGGGTTTGTTAAAAAGCTCTTGTTTAAGCTTTCGGTTTCTACGCCAGAAAAGTCAATTTACGTGGTGTTGGGGGGATTAGCGGATAAGTTTGTGGAGATCTTCAGTGCTGAAGGAACATACAAGGAGTATCCGGTAGTATCGAGAGCGTTGGTGACTCAAGCAAAGATGACACGAAGCTTGGTCCGAGGTGAGTCGGTTGCTGTGAACGCGGGTGATGAGGAGTCTACCGAGTCGGTCAAGTTGTTTTTAGATGATGTAGAAAAGATATCCATTC CGTCGTCGAAACTCGCAAAGATGGTGGCTGCTTTTGAGCTTGTGGATTGGATACGACTCATTGATATGCCTTTGCGAGTTGACGATGTCCGACGAGTGGTGAAAGTTGTTAGTCGGTTACATCCTCCGGCGTTGAATGAACTTCTATGGTCTTTGCCACTGGTTCACCGGCTGTTGTGGGATGGAGTCGATATCCGGCAAGGTTTCGT CCCTCCTTTTGAATTGCTCTTCCGTCATTCGACAAATGAAGATTTCTCGTCACCGGATTGTCGCGAAAATCTTCGGTCCTGCACATGTGTTTTCATGAGTGGCGGAATTCAAACCTCAACTGCTGTGTTTACTGCACCGGTTATGTTGATTTCCCGAGCTTTGGAAAATGCCAAAGATGGGGTCGTGCACCTTCTTCGTTTGCTTCAGAACCTTTTGATCAGTTGGTCGGAAAACACGACTTCCGAGCGGTTGTATGCGATTAAACGGTTCGTTTTTACGGACGTTGCGGAACTTAGGGAGTGGTTTACCAATAATTCGGGCACGGTGACTGAGGAGGTATACAAAG TGCTCGGGGATATTGTTTCAACCTCTCTCTTCCCTGCGGACGAGCATGATCGAAATCTTGGATCAGACATGGCTGAGTATTGGGTAAATCTCCTAAAGAACGGAACGGTCGTTCCACAAGCTTCG CCTTTGGCCTTTGCATGGATTCAATATATATCCGTCGAAAATATGTTTGCGCTCTTCGACCTGATTGTCTCGGGACGCGATCTAAGTTCCATTGGTGGAATTTACGCGACATTGTTGAAGGCAAAATCTCGCCCTGGTTTCGAAGACCAGCTAAAAAAACGCATGGAAGTCTTAGTGACCCTTTCGCCCTCGCCTTCGAATACGATGAGGGAGGAACTGCTGGAGATTGGGATGAGGGCCGCTTTACCTCTGGCTCTCGATGGTTATATGCCGGTAGACCTCTCCAATGAAGGAGAGATAAAGATGAttgaaaaagccgaaaatcGCTGGAAATCCCGTGCATCAAAGCGACTGCGATCGCTTGAAGATGTCGAGGTTGGTATACACAGCAATGTGAACATGATGTCCTATATGTTGTATAACTCTCCCTCCTCGGCTCATGAAGGGATGATTCGTGCGTGGttggagaaagaaggaaactcCGCCTCACTACTGGATGTGTCGAAAGTTTGCTTTGCGTACCTGGATGTTCGGCGATGCCTGAAGGGAACGGGGACGGCCGGAGAGGACGACCCGGCGATACGTTATTTCGCTCGATTCGTCGAAGGCTCAACGAAAGTAGATGAGACTATTGACGCGCGGAGAGCCTGTTCAGAGTGCGTTTCCATACTTTTGGGAACGTCTCGGAGGGAAGGATTGGCAGAGGAATTTGAAGAGGTCATAGCAAAACTCCATCTTGCGCATCCTATAACAGTCGAACTCATGGAAGTGGGGGTTAAGACATCCTCTCGTGCTGTGAAGGAGGTTTTGATAAACCGAGGGCTGCAATGGATTGTTCGAGTTCTGACGGGTGCGGGTGAAATAGGATCGGAAGATAAGTGGGTGATGGTTGAACTCG AGAACGTGCTTCAACGTGTTGAAACCATAAAACCCCACGTCGCAGATCCTGTTTTAATAGCAGTGATCCAACACAGGCTTTCGAGTATACCGTGCCTACGCTTATTGCAGGCTATACTTTCGAAAGTTACATTCAAG CCTTTGATTGTCAACCGGCACCTTCAAACCATCGTGCAAAGTCCTCAGTTTCACAAAGCATGTCGTGAAGGAAATCTTGCCCTACGTAATGCTCTTGCAAGCCTTCTACACATTCTGTTCCATCTGCACCCATCCAATACATGCCAAACAAGTCACGTTGAGCCTCTTCTACGCGTTTACCGCGGTACACTCTCTGTCGGTGATCAGAAACTTCTCGATATTTTTCGGTTatttgagaaggagaaaaggcTCTCTGTTACCGCATTACTGGCAAAATGGTCTCCTTCCGACTCTGATTCCAGTGGTCCTTTGGAGGCATTGAAAAATCTCGATGGTGCAATGGTCTTGAGGACATGTCTAAGGTGGCCACAGTGGAGGAGATACGAGGAGGACGAGAAGTTTGATAGAGACCAGCGAGGAGGGGAGGAACTGTACGACCCTGTGTTCTTGATTCTCTTGGGTGCACATGCGTTCGCTTCAGACCCACCAAAATCGGCCGTAGATTGGGTTGAAGTTATGAGAACGAACATTCTCGGGTTGATGATCTGTGCGTTATCCTCGAGAGACAGAAGCTTACGGAACCTTGCTGCCACTCCGATTGCTACCGTATGGAAAGCGCTCGAGGGTGGGGATATGTTGGAAAAACCCCATGTCATCCATGTTCTTTCTCTCTTCAGGGATGCCCTTGTACATGCAACcggctcttcttcctctccttctctgaaTGAACAGCCACGACTTCCTTCTCACACTACTCTCTTACTTACCCATGCCCTACGAGGTATCTTTTATCCAAGCAACTTCATCTATCCCCTCACGGCGAGATTTCTCCTTCAACGACCACAACTGGACATAAATGATCTGCCAATGCTGTACGCGATGCTTTATAGTAGTAACGCCGAAGATGGACAATGGAAAAGGGAGCGCATCTGGATGCTTAAGTTTTTGGCCGATGGCTTACGGGGAACGATGGACTGGAAGGTGTTCAAAAGAAGGCATACATGGGACCTGATCGCTAGTTTATTTGGTGCAGAGAAGGACAGACTCACCAGGAGGGCTATTCTTGAG GTTCTATCCAATTTGACATGTATCTCTCAAGCAACGACGTCTTTACTACTCAAGTCAAGTTTGTTATCCTGGATTGAGATACAGCTGCTCGATACTGGTGGTTGTAGCGCCGTCAAACACAAGCAGGATCAAGAGCAGCACAGACACGAGATTACGGCTTGGATCAAGATCTTCGAAAACATTCTCATCTTTGCAAATCGGGACAAACTGGACGATGTTACAAGAGGGGAGTGGCGAGTGTCCATTGGAAGATGTCTAGAGAGAATTCTACAGTGGTGTAGTGAAAATTCCGAAGTCGGTTCAG AGCAAATACTCGCCGTCCTGCATCTCATTTCACGGCTGATGCTTCGCTTAATCGAACAATGTCCAGAGGATGACAAGTTATGGACGACGGTGGGGCGACTTCTCAAACAATGCATATTTCTCCTTCGGTATGCCGAGAGAGATGTGTTGCTATCTTATCACCGATGCACTGAGGATATCCGACCGCTGGCGCCTCATGGACATTATAGACTGTTTGAGGTAGAGATTGACCCCAGTATAGGAGCAGAGGCTCTTACGTATCGATGGTCTGGGATAGTGGAAGAGCTTTGGCGCGTGTCTATGTCCCTCCCGACTAAATGTGAATGGGACGCGTTGACATGTCGCCTGCTCGTTTCGAGGTCCTTGAGAGCTCGAGATATGGTGGATGGTATACACTCGGCTGAGTGGGCGAGGAGAGAGGTGATTCGGAACATGCATGACCACGAGACGAACCTGTTTTAG
- a CDS encoding uncharacterized protein (BUSCO:EOG09265B1X) — MATDPYHAVQQEVQSSLQTASQLRASYVRIQNMAVREDSEELVWAKNELRATLTALEADFEDLEESVKIVESTGVRMFGIEEAELQKRKKYVLHVRREIENMRAEVSPQTHPAPSSRNGRNSPQTPPYSAAAGGEDHQEAWAREEQQMMMREQDRTIDSIAGTLSTLAQQAGLMGQEIGEHNELLDDLERGVDRTDSKLNSAMKKMKKFLRDSEERGSGWCVIVLIIILMILLLVVILI; from the exons ATGGCCACCGATCCCTATCATGCTGTTCAACAAGAAGTTCAGTCATCGCTGCAGACAGCGAGCCAATTACGCGCATCATATGTTCGTATTCAAAATATGGCTGTCCGAGAAGACAGCGAGGAACTGGTTTGGGCAAAGAATGAG TTGAGAGCAACACTTACTGCTCTAGAAGCAGACTTCGAGGATTTAGAGGAGAGTGTGAA AATCGTCGAGTCTACGGGTGTACGAATGTTCGGAATTGAAGAGGCTGAACTTCAAAAACGGAAGAAATATGTTTTACATGTTCGTAGAGAGATTGAG AACATGAGGGCGGAGGTTTCTCCCCAAACTCACCCTGCACCGTCATCGCGAAACGGAAGGAATTCGCCACAAACGCCCCCATATTCAGCGGCCGCTGGGGGTGAAGATCATCAGGAAGCATGGGCAAGGGAGGAACAGCAA ATGATGATGCGAGAACAAGATCGTACAATAGATTCCATAGCTGGTACCTTGTCCACATTAGCCCAGCAAGCCGGACTTATGGGACAGGAAATAGGCGAACACAACGA ACTGTTAGATGATTTAGAGCGTGGTGTCGATCGGACAGATTCGAAACTCAATAGTGctatgaagaagatgaaaaagTTCCTGCGTGATTCGGAAGAACGTGGCAGTGGATGGTGTGTTATCGTCCTCATTATCATCCTCATGATCCTATTGTTGGTTGTTATTCTGATCTGA
- a CDS encoding uncharacterized protein (CAZy:CBM13), with translation MRFTAVFTLRFLALVAAVAGFQVQSNNPAFNATGRQGCITALSNSNGVPVVIHDCNSDDSPSRDWDFSRFTRQNSGPQPLKIFGDKCLDVKDGNNADGTKLQIWTCVNGNTNQLWISVTDFTFQWAGTNKCIDLTDGNINDGNQLQIWTCDSNNLNQKWTANPIVTQPPPQSAGVQLVASGGPGRPPMCMTAAFNSDGSNVAIAACFDPTATFPAGNITWVIPSPGSTGQIKTFDGTKCLDVRNGDTSNGNLLQVWTCVEGNTNQLWRLDGSDVRSISWAGQNKCVDVPGRNYTAGNVLQISDCDLMNNLGQWWDVQNPTSPL, from the exons ATGCGCTTCACTGCAGTATTCACTCTCAGGTTCTTAGCCTTAGTCGCAGCTGTCGCGGGCTTCCAGGTCCAAAGCAATAACCCAGCGT TCAATGCCACTGGGCGACAAGGCTGCATCACTGCATTGTCCAACTCCAACGGCGTCCCCGTCGTAATTCACGACTGCAACTCCGACGATTCTCCTAGCCGTGATTGGGATTTCTCGCGTTTCACCAGGCAAAACTCAGGACCTCAACCGCTAAAGATTTTTGGTGATAAG TGTTTGGACGTAAAGGACGGCAACAATGCTGACGGTACCAAACTTCAAATCTGGACCTGTGTCAACGGGAACACGAACCAACTGTGGATCTCTGTCACCGATTTCACCTTCCAATGGGCTGGAACCAACAAATGTATCGACCTAACGGATGGCAACATTAATGATGGGAATCAACTTCAGATATGGACCTGCGATTCCAACAACTTAAACCAGAAATGGACTGCGAATCCCATCGTCACTCAACCACCACCTCAGTCGGCCGGCGTTCAACTTGTTGCAAGTGGAGGACCTGGTAGAC CCCCGATGTGCATGACCGCAGCTTTCAACAGCGACGGATCGAATGTTGCTATCGCTGCCTGTTTTGACCCAACAGCCACATTTCCCGCTGGAAACATTACCTGGGTCATTCCCAGTCCTGGATCCACCGGTCAGATCAAAACATTCGATGGGACTAAGTGCCTTGATGTTCGTAACGGCGACACATCAAATGGGAATTTGCTCCAAGTTTGGACATGCGTGGAAGGGAATACGAACCAGTTGTGGAGACTTGACGGATCAGATGTGAGGTCCATCTCTTGGGCAGGACAAAATAAATGTGTGGACGTCCCGGGCAGGAACTATACAGCTGGAAATGTG CTTCAAATATCAGACTGTGATTTAATGAACAATCTCGGCCAATGGTGGGATGTTCAGAATCCAACTTCGCCGCTGTGA